In Bacillus sp. SM2101, a single genomic region encodes these proteins:
- a CDS encoding NAD(P)/FAD-dependent oxidoreductase yields MKEDQKVYDITIIGGGPSGLFTAFYGGMRQASVKIIESLPQLGGQLSALYPEKYIYDVAGFPKIRAQELIDNLKEQMEKFSPTICLDQSVDKLEKQEDGIFKLKTNSEIHYSKTIIITAGNGAFQPRRIDLEKATEYEGKNLHYFIDDLQKFKGKKVVVCGGGDSAVDWSLMLEPIAEEVSIIHRRDKFRAHEHSVENLINSKVDIKTPYVPVEIIGDEKAIKQIVLEKVKEGTKEVIDVDDVIVNFGFVSSLGPIKEWGLEIEKNSIVVNSKQETNIQGIYAAGDICTYDGKVKLIASGFGEAPTAVNNAKSYIDPKAKLQPLHSSSMF; encoded by the coding sequence TTGAAAGAAGATCAAAAAGTGTATGACATTACCATTATTGGTGGAGGTCCTTCAGGATTGTTTACGGCTTTCTACGGGGGAATGCGGCAGGCTAGTGTAAAAATTATCGAAAGCCTTCCACAATTAGGTGGACAATTATCAGCACTATATCCAGAAAAGTACATTTATGATGTAGCTGGATTCCCGAAAATCCGGGCTCAAGAGCTAATTGATAATCTAAAAGAGCAAATGGAAAAGTTTTCACCAACCATTTGTTTAGATCAATCTGTAGACAAGCTAGAGAAGCAAGAAGACGGAATTTTTAAGCTAAAAACAAATAGTGAGATACATTATTCTAAAACAATTATCATTACTGCTGGTAATGGTGCGTTTCAGCCTCGTAGAATTGACCTTGAAAAAGCTACAGAATATGAAGGGAAAAACCTTCACTACTTTATAGATGATTTACAAAAATTCAAAGGTAAAAAAGTAGTCGTGTGTGGTGGAGGAGACTCAGCTGTAGATTGGTCACTAATGTTAGAGCCAATTGCAGAGGAAGTATCCATTATTCACCGCCGTGATAAATTCCGTGCACATGAACACAGTGTAGAAAATTTAATAAATTCTAAGGTTGACATAAAAACACCTTATGTTCCTGTTGAAATTATTGGTGATGAAAAGGCTATTAAACAAATTGTCTTAGAGAAAGTTAAAGAAGGAACAAAAGAAGTGATTGATGTAGATGACGTTATTGTTAACTTTGGCTTCGTTTCATCTCTTGGTCCTATTAAAGAATGGGGGCTTGAAATCGAAAAAAATTCTATCGTTGTAAACTCTAAGCAGGAAACCAATATTCAAGGTATTTATGCTGCTGGAGATATTTGTACGTATGACGGCAAAGTAAAGCTAATTGCTTCTGGCTTTGGTGAAGCACCTACCGCTGTTAATAACGCAAAGTCATACATTGATCCAAAAGCAAAGCTACAGCCATTACACAGTTCATCTATGTTCTAA
- a CDS encoding vanadium-dependent haloperoxidase → MNCNCLFNSCECKCTYERWNEIPYAGESEPPKNPEEPYAGSWSTYYIKRCGNQFITLPNKEPIYFSIKNPNYIDWNEQLEKVLEVRDNLDDHKKTVAKYWGTGVATKQWTPIIDRLIDTYGVTAPRAARILGAVQSAINDAFVITWFYKFLWLVARPDQLDQELATVVCTPRHPTYPSGHAAVAGCAAELLKYFFPGESLRLDELAEECAISRLYGLVHFPIDNDEGLSLGRQIGQVVVNNLKKEVDSQCDPIDTPYEDNLHADLMPPPYEQVIPFDFNTECQSLVIPDDD, encoded by the coding sequence TTGAACTGTAACTGTCTATTTAATTCTTGTGAATGTAAATGTACGTATGAAAGATGGAATGAGATTCCTTATGCTGGAGAAAGTGAGCCTCCTAAAAACCCAGAAGAACCATATGCAGGATCATGGTCAACCTACTATATAAAGCGATGTGGCAATCAGTTTATTACTCTTCCAAATAAAGAACCTATCTATTTCTCTATTAAAAACCCAAACTATATTGATTGGAATGAACAACTAGAGAAAGTATTAGAAGTAAGAGATAATCTAGATGATCATAAAAAAACTGTAGCGAAATATTGGGGTACAGGTGTTGCGACAAAGCAATGGACACCAATAATTGACCGACTCATTGACACATATGGTGTTACAGCCCCTAGAGCTGCTAGAATATTGGGTGCAGTACAAAGTGCTATAAATGATGCATTTGTCATTACTTGGTTTTATAAATTCTTATGGCTTGTCGCAAGGCCTGATCAGCTAGACCAAGAGTTAGCAACCGTTGTTTGTACACCAAGACACCCTACGTATCCTTCAGGCCATGCCGCTGTTGCTGGTTGTGCTGCAGAGTTATTAAAATATTTCTTCCCAGGGGAATCGTTAAGATTAGACGAATTAGCTGAAGAATGTGCCATTTCTCGATTATATGGACTCGTTCATTTCCCTATTGACAATGATGAAGGACTAAGCCTTGGTAGACAAATCGGTCAAGTTGTTGTTAACAATCTCAAGAAGGAAGTTGACTCACAATGTGACCCAATTGATACGCCATATGAGGATAACCTACACGCAGATCTCATGCCACCTCCGTATGAACAAGTCATTCCATTTGATTTCAATACTGAGTGCCAATCATTAGTCATACCTGACGATGACTAA
- a CDS encoding glycosyltransferase family 4 protein translates to MYEELKLKEFNKRLAQQHMSEKQVLCQKDKTEDSFHIVYVMSSVAVSGGVKIIFEHVNRLTRLGIKVTIVTHFEKPHWYPIDATYIQVPFTIELAKGIPNCDVIVATYWDHIQSCIDTGIAPVVYFEQGDFHLFDYESMNDALKVFIKRQYELPTFIYTVSKNAAKLINKNYGREASVIHNAIDESIFYDGSSSFKSEKRYMLMVGAESASFKGIREIIEAYQVIQQEYDISLFWITPEEPSNDMRNKVTKAFVQPSQSTIADLYRGARLYVSASHYESFSLPPLEAMSCGCPVVTTENDGVLEYAIDRENVLVCRIRDPIDLTSKIKKVLDDDELVDLLITNGLSTAKQFKWHVTIDEIYDYYKKVASFKVKRQHTEEDWNIGISEDAFINPSDYIKFLKLLNITKASVIKVPVVYEIDSSLKIARWEVVAYHKNIQNHVEDICYSPVQSDNNEIFVNHKGYRPFIEREFEEALKDFTSLYDETKDPQLQAIYFRWMLLCLYRLQRRFEAKKKLRNHSFQDTHFSEIYFLKKLLENKNSNETATWNMSVLGDAVSYPEYIYQINKLSV, encoded by the coding sequence ATGTACGAAGAACTAAAATTAAAAGAATTTAACAAGCGATTAGCTCAACAACACATGTCTGAAAAACAGGTCTTATGCCAAAAGGACAAAACCGAAGACTCATTTCATATCGTTTATGTGATGTCTAGTGTAGCTGTAAGTGGGGGAGTAAAAATTATTTTTGAGCATGTTAATCGTTTAACACGCCTTGGCATTAAAGTTACAATTGTGACACATTTTGAAAAACCTCATTGGTATCCAATTGATGCTACCTATATACAAGTTCCATTTACGATCGAATTAGCAAAAGGAATACCAAATTGTGATGTTATTGTTGCAACCTACTGGGATCATATTCAATCCTGTATAGACACAGGTATTGCGCCAGTTGTTTATTTTGAACAAGGTGACTTTCACTTGTTTGATTATGAAAGTATGAATGACGCGTTAAAGGTATTTATTAAACGTCAATATGAACTGCCAACATTTATATATACAGTATCGAAAAATGCAGCTAAATTAATTAATAAAAACTATGGTCGAGAAGCAAGTGTCATTCATAACGCAATAGATGAAAGCATCTTTTACGATGGAAGTTCTTCATTCAAATCAGAGAAGCGGTATATGCTAATGGTGGGTGCAGAATCTGCCTCTTTTAAAGGTATACGTGAAATTATTGAAGCGTATCAAGTCATTCAACAAGAATACGATATATCGTTGTTTTGGATAACGCCTGAGGAGCCGTCAAACGACATGAGAAATAAGGTTACAAAAGCCTTCGTTCAACCTAGTCAAAGTACAATCGCAGATTTATATAGAGGTGCGAGATTATATGTATCTGCGTCTCATTATGAAAGCTTTTCTCTTCCACCATTAGAAGCCATGTCTTGTGGTTGTCCTGTCGTTACGACGGAAAATGATGGCGTACTAGAATATGCTATTGACCGAGAGAATGTTCTAGTATGTAGAATTAGGGATCCGATAGACTTAACTAGTAAAATCAAAAAAGTGCTAGATGACGATGAATTAGTTGATTTACTTATAACGAATGGACTTTCTACCGCCAAGCAATTTAAATGGCATGTGACTATAGATGAAATTTATGATTATTATAAGAAGGTTGCATCATTTAAAGTAAAGCGACAACATACAGAGGAAGATTGGAACATAGGAATTTCAGAAGATGCATTTATTAATCCAAGCGATTACATTAAATTTCTTAAACTATTAAATATAACAAAAGCATCTGTAATAAAAGTTCCAGTCGTATACGAAATTGATAGCTCCTTAAAAATTGCTCGTTGGGAAGTCGTCGCATACCATAAAAATATACAAAATCATGTTGAAGATATTTGCTATAGTCCAGTTCAATCCGATAATAATGAAATATTTGTCAATCATAAAGGGTATCGTCCTTTTATTGAAAGAGAGTTTGAAGAAGCATTAAAGGACTTTACTTCGCTATATGATGAAACGAAGGATCCCCAGCTTCAAGCAATATACTTTCGTTGGATGTTATTATGTTTATACCGCCTTCAAAGGAGATTTGAAGCAAAAAAGAAATTAAGAAACCATTCATTTCAAGATACGCACTTCTCTGAAATATATTTTCTAAAAAAACTTCTTGAGAACAAAAATTCAAATGAAACAGCTACTTGGAATATGTCCGTTTTAGGAGATGCAGTATCGTATCCTGAATACATTTATCAAATTAATAAACTATCAGTGTAA